The genomic interval AGCTACAAGAATGGCTGAGCAAATTTTATCCGAAATTGGGACTGATATTAAAAAACAGTTTCCAAGTGCAGTTCATATGTGTTCTTGGGCAGGTTTGGTTCCTGGACATAACGAAAGTGCTGGAAAAAGAAAATCAGCTAAAACCAAAAAAGGCAACAAATATTTGAGGTCAGCATTAACAGAGGCAGCTCATTCCGTAAGAGGATCAAAAAATTACCTTGGAGCACTGTATAGGCGTACAGCATCACGGAAAGGTAAGAAACGAGCAGGAATTGTCGTCGCTCACGCCATGATGAGAATAGCTTATTATCTCTTAACACGAAAAGAAATGTATGTAGACTTAGGCGAAGACTACTTTGATAAACAGAGACAGCAATCTATTGTACGACATTCACTCCGAAGACTTGAAAGTTTAGGATACACCGTTACGTTACAAGAATCTGAAGTATCTTAATCCAGTCCACTCTCTTACAATGGATCAATGAATCAGGCGCTCTCCCCTTTTTTTAAAAATGAATGAGCTGCGTCTTATTAAGTATTGCCTCTTTTACTAAATTACAGAAGTTTATTTTCATGGTAGTTGAAGTACATTTGTTCACAATACCAGGTCTATAATCCTAATTTATTTATCCCATTATATCTTTAAGCTGATTATTTTGTCTCTTAAAGAATAGCCAAAATGCCAAAAGGATAATAAACAAAGTAAATAGTAATATTGGGGTTTGGAAAATACTCCAAGTGCTTGGTCCGTAATAGGTTAATTGGTGATGTCTCTCAATAGTCTGTTCATACGAACTTTTATATTCATATTGAATGGCCCACCGATTATTCGCCATTACCACAGTTCCTAAATCATACCCACTAGGAGTAATATTGTTATTTTCCCTGAGTATCCCTTCGCTCCCAATGACTATGGCAGCTTTATTGTACTCAATAGGATAGATAGTTGTTGGTTTCTGTTTTACAGAACCATTTTCCTTTAACCAATCTTTTACATCTTCTGCTGGAAAAACAGCTAACAATTTAAGTTTATCACTATATTTTTTATAAATGGTAAGGAGTTGTTTTTGTTCATTTTCATTCACTTCTGTTGAAGAACCAAGAATATGGAATACATCATCCATAATGTCTCCTTTTTCTCGGTCTACTATTTCTAGCTTTGTTGCTTCGTCTTTTTGTTCACTATACTTTATTACAGAATGGAATAGAAAAATTACTCCCATTACCAAGGAGAGAAGTGTAGCTAAGAGTAAATAATTCGCAAGTTTCTTTTGACCATTGAAGAACCTTGATACTTTTTGGAATGGTCTCTTTACTTCCACTTTATACACTTCATCTATTTCATCATTAAGGTCAACATCATTTTTCATACTTTCTAATACTTCTCTACATTCGGTACACGAATTTATATGTTCTTCAATAAAAACTATACTATCTTTGCTACACAAGTTATCGATATAAGATGGCAGTAAATCTCTCACTATATTGCATTTATTGCCCATTTTTATCCTTACCCCTTTCCCTTAATTTCATCTTAGCCCTGTAAAAAGTAACCCTCGCCCAGTTTTCATTTTTTAGTTGAATTTCACCAATTTCTTTGAAACTAAGACCACCCAAAATTCTCAAAAGTACCACTTCTTTGTATGGTTCTTCAAGTAAGTGTATTATTCGGTATAGGGCGATTTTGTCTTCCGAATGAATAAATTCAGCTTCAGGAGAAGTATGTAATGTCTCATCTCGAAACATATGTCTTTGTTGTTTCTTATTACGTTCAAGATGCTTATAATAGGAGTGCTTCGCTATTTGACAAAGCCAAACTGACATTTTACATTCACCATTATATCTATCAATAGATTTTACAGCTTGATAGAAAGTTTCTTGTGTTAGTTCTTCTGATAAATCTGCGTTGTGACAAAGACACATTAGAAACTTGAATACTTCTTCAGCATAATTGCTATAAATTTCATCTAATTCTCCCAAGCCTTTTCCTCCTTTCGTCTATATATCCGATTCAAGTCAATTTCGTTACAAGAAATATATTTATTTTATTAAACTTTTTATTGGCAATAGAAAACCGCCTAACAAAATGGCGGCTAAAGTATTAACATTCAACATAATCTAAAAAAAACGTAAACGTCAAGTAGCCCCAAATACACGACGGAAATTGTGTTTTCAGGACTACCTTTTGTTTACTTTGCTTCTGGAACTTCGATGGCTGCACCGAAGGTCTCTGCTAGCCTAGCCTTAATTATCAATCAACGTCACTATAAAAATCAACCAAATAAATCCATTGATTACCTCTACAAAAACGGAGTAAAAAAAGGGATTGAACCTAACTCAGCTTACTGGGGAAATGGTCAGTTAGACGTATATAACGCGGTTAAATAAATAAAAAAATGAACTATGATTGTCATCGTTCATTTTTTTATTTGTCAAGGGAAGATATTGTGAATTCAATATATGCTCCTTGAGGTTCATTATTTTTGGCATAAATTTCTCCACCATGTTTTATAACTAACTCTTTTACAATATATAGTCCCAGCCCATGATGAAGTTGGTCATTCCTTGAAGGATCTCCTTGATAGAATTTACTAAATAAAAAAGGTAAATCTTTGGTGTCAAACCCTTTTCCTGTATCACAAATAGAAAAAGACATCGTATCTTTCTTCATTTGAACTTGAACATCAATACTTCCATTCACCGGGGTAAACCGAATGCTATTAGAGATTAAATTAGTAAGAATTTGATGCAATCGTTTTGGATCCAATGCAAATTCGGAATCTTCTTCTCCAGGATTTCTATTCAAGCTGTAAGTGAACTTTATTTCTTCATCATCTGCCCATTTTTTAAATTCCTCAAGCATTTCCGATAACATTTCCATAGGAATGACTCTTTCAATATCAAGTGTAAAATCTGGGTTGTCTACCTCAGATACTCTTTTCATTTCTTCTGTCAAATGCAATACTCTTTCCGTATTGTTTTTAATTGTTTGCAAATATTGCGGCAACCTTTTCTTCCCATTTAATGATGGATCCATTAATACCTCTACATGAGATAATATAATTGTTAGAGGTGTCCTTAGATCATGAGCAATTGAAGCAACCATATCTCGACGCTCTTGTTCTAATTTCCACTGGAGATAAAGTGAAGTTTTCAATTCTTCTTTCATACTATTAAAAGAGTCAATTAATACACCTATTTCATTTTCACTTTCATACTCAATCTCAAAATCCAAATCTTGATTTTTAATTTTCTGAGAAGCAGCACTGAGCTCTTTAATTGGCTTATTTAATTCTTTTCCCAAACGTCTTGCTAATAGGTATGAATAAAGTGTTAAAAATAGAAAAGGAATCAATAATACTAAAAGAAATATGTATTTTATATAATCATCGATAGATGATGCTAACACATATCGTACAGCAAGAACTCCTACTATTCGATTTTTGTCAAGGATAGGTAAATATTTCGTTATGACCTTCCCTTTTGGGTCAGACTTATTAACTTTTTCGTATATGCTTTTGTTATCTTCTATTAATTGGTCATCCAATGTACCATATATTTTATTTCCTCGAAGGTTTATGACTTGATAAGTAATCCCCTCCATAGGAATAACTTTTTCTAAATTTTTTTGGAAAGATACATCTACTATCTTTTCTCCTTTTGATTTAACAAACTTTTCGATACTAGGAACTTTTTTTTCATAATAATTAGCAGGCTGGACTGACTTTTCGCTATAAACAGAGAGAAAATAATACAATAGAATTAAACTACAAATTGTACTTATAAGACTTAAAAAGATTACTGAAGCAAAAGTTAAAATAAACTGGTTTTTTAGCGATAGTCGTTTAATCATTAGCGTTTTTCCAGCTTATAGCCGACTCCCCACACCGTTTTTATGTGATAAGTTGACATACCTGAAGTTAATTTAGCTCTTAAATTATTAATGTGAACTATAATGGTATTTAAGTCTCCCATTGCATCAATGCCCCAAATCTTCTCATAAATCTGCTCTTTAGAAAATATTTGCCCTAAATTCACTGTTAAAAGCTCTAATATCTTAAACTCTTTACTTGTTAAGTCTATCTTATTACCATCTAATAGAACATCATGTTGTGCATAATTAATAGTTAAATTGCCCAAGAGACGTTGATTCTGTGCACTAACACGCTCCCTCTGTTCACGCCTTAAATGTGCCTCTACCCGGGCAATAAGTTCTTTTACTTGGAAAGGCTTCGTTATATAATCATCTCCTCCTAATGTAAATCCTTTTACTTTATCTATCTCTGAGTGCTTTGCACTTAAAAACAGAATAGGACAATGAATTTGTTCCCTAATAACCCTACAGAGGTCAAAACCATCCATTTGAGGCATCATAACATCTAAGATTATTAAATCTACAGTCGTTTTTAATTGATCTAATGCTTGCTCGCCATTGTAAGCTTTAAGAACTCTATAACCTCGGTCTTCAAAAATATCAGAGATTATATCTACAATCTCTAGCTCATCATCGACCACAAGAATAGTTCCTTGCATAAATACTTTCCTCCCTGCCCCAAAAATTTTGATTATCCAGGAGAGATACATTAGTCTCCTCCTAGATAAAAACATCTTCTTTTCATAGAACTTTTTTAGAATAAAAGTAACTAGAAATAAGATAGATGATAAACTGAGATACAAAAAACATTAAGAA from Peribacillus asahii carries:
- a CDS encoding S8 family serine peptidase — encoded protein: MFSGLPFVYFASGTSMAAPKVSASLALIINQRHYKNQPNKSIDYLYKNGVKKGIEPNSAYWGNGQLDVYNAVK
- a CDS encoding response regulator transcription factor, whose translation is MQGTILVVDDELEIVDIISDIFEDRGYRVLKAYNGEQALDQLKTTVDLIILDVMMPQMDGFDLCRVIREQIHCPILFLSAKHSEIDKVKGFTLGGDDYITKPFQVKELIARVEAHLRREQRERVSAQNQRLLGNLTINYAQHDVLLDGNKIDLTSKEFKILELLTVNLGQIFSKEQIYEKIWGIDAMGDLNTIIVHINNLRAKLTSGMSTYHIKTVWGVGYKLEKR
- a CDS encoding RNA polymerase sigma factor produces the protein MGELDEIYSNYAEEVFKFLMCLCHNADLSEELTQETFYQAVKSIDRYNGECKMSVWLCQIAKHSYYKHLERNKKQQRHMFRDETLHTSPEAEFIHSEDKIALYRIIHLLEEPYKEVVLLRILGGLSFKEIGEIQLKNENWARVTFYRAKMKLRERGKDKNGQ
- a CDS encoding sensor histidine kinase, which codes for MIKRLSLKNQFILTFASVIFLSLISTICSLILLYYFLSVYSEKSVQPANYYEKKVPSIEKFVKSKGEKIVDVSFQKNLEKVIPMEGITYQVINLRGNKIYGTLDDQLIEDNKSIYEKVNKSDPKGKVITKYLPILDKNRIVGVLAVRYVLASSIDDYIKYIFLLVLLIPFLFLTLYSYLLARRLGKELNKPIKELSAASQKIKNQDLDFEIEYESENEIGVLIDSFNSMKEELKTSLYLQWKLEQERRDMVASIAHDLRTPLTIILSHVEVLMDPSLNGKKRLPQYLQTIKNNTERVLHLTEEMKRVSEVDNPDFTLDIERVIPMEMLSEMLEEFKKWADDEEIKFTYSLNRNPGEEDSEFALDPKRLHQILTNLISNSIRFTPVNGSIDVQVQMKKDTMSFSICDTGKGFDTKDLPFLFSKFYQGDPSRNDQLHHGLGLYIVKELVIKHGGEIYAKNNEPQGAYIEFTISSLDK
- a CDS encoding zf-HC2 domain-containing protein, yielding MGNKCNIVRDLLPSYIDNLCSKDSIVFIEEHINSCTECREVLESMKNDVDLNDEIDEVYKVEVKRPFQKVSRFFNGQKKLANYLLLATLLSLVMGVIFLFHSVIKYSEQKDEATKLEIVDREKGDIMDDVFHILGSSTEVNENEQKQLLTIYKKYSDKLKLLAVFPAEDVKDWLKENGSVKQKPTTIYPIEYNKAAIVIGSEGILRENNNITPSGYDLGTVVMANNRWAIQYEYKSSYEQTIERHHQLTYYGPSTWSIFQTPILLFTLFIILLAFWLFFKRQNNQLKDIMG